In Desulfofundulus kuznetsovii DSM 6115, the following are encoded in one genomic region:
- a CDS encoding 2-oxoacid:acceptor oxidoreductase family protein: MAKAVKILLAGEGGQGVQSVAEIIAEAANEEGREALYIPNFGVEQRGGVSIAYLQIGDEPIGAPKFQTGDIVIALSDRAVHRTRQYVGSQTLFVYDSGIEGIEDALPAQAKKILPIPAIEVSKKELHPRVFNIVIMGAVIKATGVISVEEAKNAIEKKLGYKFEKNPKLRELNFRALERGMELVAQAI, from the coding sequence ATGGCTAAGGCGGTGAAGATCCTTCTGGCCGGGGAAGGCGGTCAGGGGGTTCAATCGGTAGCGGAAATCATTGCCGAGGCGGCCAACGAGGAAGGCCGTGAGGCCCTGTACATCCCCAACTTCGGCGTGGAGCAGCGTGGCGGCGTTTCCATTGCCTATTTGCAAATCGGGGATGAACCCATTGGTGCACCCAAATTCCAGACCGGGGATATTGTCATTGCCTTGAGCGACCGGGCCGTGCACCGGACCCGGCAGTATGTGGGCTCCCAAACCCTGTTTGTTTACGATTCCGGCATTGAAGGTATCGAGGACGCTCTGCCCGCCCAGGCGAAAAAAATTTTGCCCATTCCAGCCATTGAGGTTTCCAAGAAGGAACTGCATCCCCGGGTATTCAACATTGTCATCATGGGAGCGGTAATCAAGGCCACCGGGGTAATTTCCGTAGAAGAGGCTAAGAATGCCATTGAGAAAAAACTCGGCTACAAGTTTGAAAAGAACCCCAAGTTGCGGGAATTGAACTTCCGTGCCCTGGAGCGGGGCATGGAGCTTGTGGCCCAAGCCATCTAA
- a CDS encoding aminotransferase class I/II-fold pyridoxal phosphate-dependent enzyme encodes MNQQEAPLLAALYAHCARDYAHLHVPAHRQGEAVFPEWQGVKEILQLDLTELPGLDDLHRPEGVIARAQALAAELFGAGQTFFLVNGSTVGITALLLALCRPGEEILLPRNAHRAVLGGLIFSGAKPVFLEPVVLEEFGIAAGLTPRAVAGALEKHPLAKGLLVIHPTYYGITGDLPRLVGLAHRVNKPVVADEAHGVHFPFHEGLPPPALQCGVDAAVQSMHKMGGSLTQSSLLHLKGNRVDVQKTARALSLLQSSSPSYLLLASLDGARRQLATRGREMLERAVSLAREVRQILSRLPGITLLEEEHLGRPGAHGLDPTRLVVSVRSLGLTGYQAARILARDYRVQVEMADYYNLVVVVGIGTTRRDCHLLVRGLQELVRREGGRQPLGACPELPPLPLARLTPRQAWLAPSRPLPLRECAGHICAEWVNVSPPGIPLLYPGEEIGPEMVEYLQWVRNLSLFVQGPEDPGLASLRVVVC; translated from the coding sequence ATGAACCAGCAGGAAGCGCCCCTGTTGGCCGCACTCTATGCCCATTGTGCCCGGGATTACGCCCACCTGCACGTGCCCGCACACCGCCAGGGGGAAGCCGTTTTTCCCGAGTGGCAGGGAGTCAAAGAAATCCTCCAGCTGGATCTTACCGAATTGCCCGGTCTGGATGACCTGCACCGTCCCGAAGGGGTGATCGCCCGGGCCCAGGCCCTGGCGGCAGAGCTTTTTGGTGCCGGGCAAACCTTTTTTCTGGTTAACGGGAGCACGGTGGGTATAACGGCGCTGTTGCTGGCCCTGTGCCGCCCGGGGGAGGAAATCTTGCTTCCCCGCAACGCCCACCGGGCCGTACTGGGGGGGTTGATTTTTTCCGGGGCCAAACCCGTCTTCCTTGAACCTGTGGTTCTGGAGGAGTTCGGTATAGCTGCCGGATTGACCCCCCGGGCAGTTGCCGGCGCCCTGGAAAAACACCCGCTGGCGAAGGGGCTTTTGGTTATCCACCCCACCTATTATGGGATTACGGGCGACCTGCCGCGGCTGGTGGGGCTGGCCCACAGGGTGAACAAGCCTGTAGTGGCCGATGAGGCCCACGGGGTGCACTTCCCTTTTCATGAGGGGCTGCCGCCGCCGGCATTGCAGTGCGGCGTGGACGCCGCAGTGCAGAGTATGCACAAGATGGGTGGTTCCCTTACCCAATCCTCGTTGCTGCATCTCAAAGGAAACCGGGTAGATGTCCAGAAAACAGCCCGTGCTTTAAGTCTTTTGCAGAGCAGCAGCCCTTCTTATCTTCTGCTGGCCTCCCTGGACGGTGCCCGCAGGCAGCTGGCTACCAGGGGCAGGGAAATGCTGGAACGGGCGGTGAGTTTGGCCCGGGAGGTGAGGCAGATCCTCTCCCGGTTGCCCGGCATTACCCTGCTGGAAGAAGAACACCTGGGCCGGCCGGGAGCACACGGCCTGGATCCCACCCGGCTGGTGGTTTCCGTACGGTCCCTGGGTTTGACGGGGTACCAGGCGGCCCGCATCCTGGCCCGGGATTACCGGGTACAGGTGGAAATGGCCGATTACTATAACCTGGTGGTGGTTGTTGGCATAGGCACCACCCGCCGGGACTGCCATCTCCTCGTCCGCGGTCTGCAGGAGCTGGTTCGCCGGGAGGGGGGGAGACAACCACTTGGGGCCTGCCCCGAACTGCCGCCGCTTCCATTGGCGCGACTTACGCCCCGCCAGGCCTGGCTGGCTCCCAGCCGCCCCCTGCCGTTGCGGGAGTGCGCCGGCCATATCTGTGCCGAATGGGTGAACGTTTCCCCGCCGGGCAT
- a CDS encoding 4Fe-4S dicluster domain-containing protein has translation MTQHFKARTIETTKSFWTIFPGLCKGCGLCMQKCPKKCLSWSDVLGVYGTPSVEPNDECIACGICQIVCPDCAINVTKKKEEKKAG, from the coding sequence ATGACACAGCACTTTAAGGCCCGGACCATAGAAACCACCAAAAGCTTCTGGACGATCTTCCCCGGCCTGTGCAAAGGCTGCGGGTTGTGTATGCAAAAGTGCCCCAAGAAGTGCCTTTCCTGGTCGGATGTCCTGGGGGTGTACGGCACCCCTTCGGTGGAACCCAACGATGAGTGCATCGCCTGCGGCATCTGCCAGATAGTTTGCCCTGACTGTGCCATTAACGTCACCAAGAAGAAGGAAGAAAAGAAAGCCGGTTAA
- a CDS encoding thiamine pyrophosphate-dependent enzyme: MSVQPAMPKSWRVDTKPHKFCPGCGHGLVLKALGQAIDELGIQDRAVFGCDIGCSLLAWDFFNVDTIQTHHGRTTPVITGLKRANPNLIGIAYMGDGGGYAIGSQHLVNAASRNEKITVILVNNTQYGMTGGQMAPTTLPGQKTETTPYGRDPEKTGYPTQGPEMVAAITREGAYVARGTVANLRQLKNYLKKALENQMAGNGFSFVEVLSTCPTNWRTNAEETWKMVEQELPKYFKVGEIKVPGGQKEGEANG, encoded by the coding sequence ATGTCTGTGCAACCTGCCATGCCCAAGAGCTGGCGTGTAGATACCAAGCCCCACAAGTTTTGTCCCGGTTGCGGCCACGGCCTGGTGCTGAAGGCGCTGGGGCAGGCCATTGACGAACTGGGGATCCAGGACCGGGCCGTTTTTGGCTGTGATATTGGCTGTTCCCTGCTTGCCTGGGACTTCTTCAACGTGGATACCATTCAAACCCACCACGGCCGCACCACGCCCGTGATCACGGGTTTAAAGCGGGCCAATCCCAACCTCATCGGCATTGCCTACATGGGTGACGGCGGCGGCTATGCCATTGGTTCGCAGCACCTGGTAAATGCCGCGTCAAGAAATGAAAAGATCACCGTGATCCTGGTGAACAATACCCAGTACGGCATGACCGGCGGCCAGATGGCGCCAACCACCCTGCCCGGGCAGAAGACCGAAACCACACCCTACGGCCGGGATCCGGAAAAAACCGGTTATCCCACCCAGGGTCCGGAAATGGTGGCCGCCATTACCCGGGAGGGGGCGTACGTGGCCCGGGGTACGGTGGCTAACCTGCGGCAGTTAAAGAATTACCTGAAAAAGGCCCTGGAAAACCAGATGGCCGGCAACGGTTTTTCCTTTGTGGAGGTCCTCTCCACCTGCCCGACAAACTGGCGGACCAACGCCGAGGAGACCTGGAAAATGGTAGAACAGGAACTTCCCAAGTACTTCAAGGTGGGCGAAATTAAAGTGCCCGGCGGCCAGAAGGAGGGCGAGGCAAATGGCTAA